A region of Paraburkholderia sp. BL23I1N1 DNA encodes the following proteins:
- a CDS encoding sigma-54-dependent Fis family transcriptional regulator: MPYVPQVRHIDRIRRLIEGRNSDRGADATRLASSYWRSLEQYHLDPGLTAGPRILTAPELRDVQHREESVLRASGECLSRLHETVREADYCVMLTDAQGVTIDYRVDRDRRHDFKRAGLYSGSCWSEQEEGTCGVAAVLLDSQPITVHKTDHFRAAFTTLTCSASPIFGLEGELIGVLDASAIRSPDERESQRLINHIVRHSAVLIEDSFFLNASTHCWVLLAHRNRHYVEAQPEILIAFDVRGNAVAANRRAKECVPGLDRLPRPVSELFDIRAERLLDVRPGRDMVSMKCVDNGSPLYARVRPPVIRAQRQPAPKPRDPARGVQPTLTDIDALERDRIVAALTNAKWRPDETAQTLGISRATLYRRIAKFGIVPPHRR, from the coding sequence ATGCCCTATGTTCCGCAAGTGAGACACATCGACCGGATCCGCAGGTTGATCGAAGGCCGAAACTCTGATCGTGGTGCCGATGCTACGCGGCTCGCTTCGTCGTATTGGCGCTCGCTCGAGCAATATCATCTTGATCCTGGCCTCACAGCGGGTCCGCGTATTTTGACCGCGCCGGAATTGCGCGACGTGCAACACCGGGAGGAATCGGTTTTACGGGCCTCAGGAGAGTGTCTTTCGCGTCTGCATGAGACGGTACGTGAAGCGGACTACTGCGTGATGCTCACCGACGCGCAGGGCGTGACGATTGATTACCGCGTTGACCGGGACCGGCGTCACGACTTCAAACGAGCGGGACTTTATTCGGGCTCCTGCTGGTCCGAGCAGGAAGAAGGAACCTGTGGCGTTGCAGCCGTGCTGCTCGATTCCCAACCGATCACGGTGCATAAGACAGATCATTTTCGCGCCGCTTTTACCACGTTGACGTGCAGCGCTTCGCCGATCTTCGGGCTGGAAGGCGAACTGATCGGCGTGCTGGATGCGTCCGCGATTCGCTCGCCTGACGAACGCGAAAGTCAGCGGCTGATCAATCACATCGTGCGTCATAGCGCGGTATTGATCGAGGACAGTTTCTTTCTCAACGCGAGCACGCATTGCTGGGTTTTGCTGGCGCACCGGAATCGCCACTATGTGGAAGCCCAACCGGAGATCCTGATTGCCTTCGATGTGCGCGGAAACGCGGTCGCGGCCAATCGCCGGGCCAAAGAGTGCGTGCCAGGCCTTGACCGGCTGCCGCGACCGGTCTCCGAACTATTCGATATCCGCGCTGAACGTCTTCTGGATGTCAGACCCGGTCGCGACATGGTCTCGATGAAATGTGTGGACAACGGTTCGCCGCTGTATGCACGGGTTCGTCCGCCCGTCATTCGCGCGCAACGACAACCTGCGCCGAAGCCTCGGGATCCCGCCCGCGGGGTGCAACCCACGCTCACCGATATCGACGCCCTTGAGCGCGACCGCATCGTCGCCGCCCTGACGAATGCGAAATGGCGACCGGACGAGACAGCCCAAACCCTGGGCATCTCGCGCGCGACGCTTTATAGACGGATCGCGAAGTTCGGCATTGTCCCGCCCCACAGGCGATAG
- a CDS encoding NAD(P)/FAD-dependent oxidoreductase translates to MSENNASRIISPILASLESALKRGDTAAAVALFRPECYWRDLVAFTWNIKTMEGRDQIGAMLDAQLDAIKPTLLRVAENETPSEADGVAQAWITFETEVARGSGFIRVTDGLIWTLLTTMGELKGHEEPKGNRRPIGAEHGARMDRTSWKERREAEAQALGRAEQPYCLIVGGGQGGIGLGARLRQLGVPTIIVDRNPRPGDAWRNRYKSLCLHDPVWYDHMPYLPFPDNWPVFTPKDKIGDWLEMYTKVMELNYWGATICKSARYDEAAAEWVVEVEHDGEALTLRPKQLVLATGMSGKPNIPSFKGIDVFKGEQHHSSKHPGPDAYKGKKVVVIGANNSAHDICAALWEAGVDVTMVQRSSTHIVKSDSLMELALGDLYSERAVASGMTTSKADLTFASIPYKILHTVQKPVFDAIRERDAAFYDRLEKRGFMLDFGDDDSGLFMKYLRRGSGYYIDVGAADLVADGKIKLKSGVDVAELKEHSVLLSDGTELEADLVVYATGYGSMNGWAADLISREVADKVGKVWGLGSNTTKDPGPWEGEQRNMWKPTQQPALWFHGGNLHQSRHYSQYLSLQLKARMEGIATPVYGLQEVHHLS, encoded by the coding sequence ATGTCTGAAAACAATGCAAGCCGGATTATTTCACCTATTCTGGCGTCCCTGGAATCGGCGCTTAAACGCGGCGATACCGCTGCGGCCGTCGCTCTGTTTCGACCGGAGTGTTACTGGCGCGATCTGGTTGCTTTCACCTGGAATATCAAAACCATGGAGGGCCGGGACCAGATCGGCGCCATGCTCGACGCACAACTCGACGCGATTAAACCCACGCTGCTGAGGGTTGCTGAAAATGAAACACCGAGCGAAGCCGACGGCGTCGCACAGGCGTGGATCACGTTCGAAACGGAAGTCGCCCGTGGCAGCGGCTTTATCCGCGTGACGGATGGCCTGATCTGGACCTTGCTGACCACCATGGGTGAACTGAAAGGCCATGAAGAACCCAAAGGCAATCGCCGTCCTATAGGTGCGGAACATGGCGCACGCATGGATCGAACGAGCTGGAAGGAACGTCGTGAAGCCGAGGCGCAGGCGCTGGGTCGCGCGGAACAACCTTACTGTTTGATCGTGGGTGGCGGGCAGGGTGGGATTGGCCTGGGCGCACGATTGCGGCAGTTGGGTGTGCCGACGATTATCGTGGATAGGAATCCGCGTCCTGGCGACGCTTGGCGCAACCGCTACAAGTCATTGTGTCTGCATGATCCGGTCTGGTACGACCATATGCCTTATTTGCCGTTCCCGGATAACTGGCCAGTTTTCACGCCGAAGGACAAGATCGGCGATTGGCTTGAGATGTACACCAAGGTCATGGAATTGAACTACTGGGGGGCGACCATTTGCAAGTCCGCGCGATACGACGAAGCGGCGGCTGAATGGGTGGTCGAGGTCGAGCACGACGGCGAGGCGCTGACGCTGCGGCCAAAGCAGCTTGTGCTTGCTACGGGCATGTCGGGTAAGCCGAATATCCCCTCGTTCAAAGGCATAGATGTGTTCAAGGGTGAGCAGCATCATTCGTCAAAACATCCGGGACCCGATGCGTACAAGGGCAAGAAAGTGGTGGTGATCGGCGCGAACAATTCGGCGCACGACATCTGCGCGGCGTTGTGGGAGGCTGGGGTCGACGTCACGATGGTTCAGCGTTCGTCCACCCATATCGTCAAATCAGATTCGCTGATGGAGCTTGCGCTCGGGGATCTTTACTCCGAGCGCGCGGTGGCGTCGGGCATGACGACGTCGAAAGCCGATCTGACGTTTGCGTCGATCCCTTACAAGATTCTGCATACGGTTCAAAAGCCCGTATTCGACGCGATCAGGGAACGCGACGCGGCGTTTTACGACCGTCTGGAAAAGCGGGGTTTCATGCTAGATTTCGGGGATGACGACTCGGGGCTCTTCATGAAATATCTCCGGCGCGGGTCGGGTTATTACATTGATGTTGGCGCCGCCGACCTTGTAGCGGACGGCAAAATCAAGCTAAAGAGCGGCGTGGATGTGGCTGAACTCAAGGAACACTCGGTCTTGCTAAGCGATGGCACTGAGCTGGAGGCAGATCTCGTCGTCTATGCCACCGGTTATGGATCCATGAACGGCTGGGCCGCCGATCTCATCTCGCGTGAAGTGGCGGATAAAGTGGGCAAGGTGTGGGGGCTGGGTTCGAATACGACGAAAGACCCTGGGCCCTGGGAAGGCGAGCAGCGCAACATGTGGAAGCCCACACAGCAGCCTGCCTTGTGGTTCCATGGCGGTAACCTGCATCAGTCGCGCCACTACTCACAATACTTATCGCTGCAATTGAAGGCGCGCATGGAGGGCATTGCAACGCCGGTGTATGGCCTGCAGGAAGTGCATCATCTCTCCTGA
- a CDS encoding CaiB/BaiF CoA-transferase family protein: MTKPLEGVRVLEMGQLIAGPFAGKMLAEFGAHVIKIEPPGTGDPLRKWRLLHEGTSVWWAAQSRNKESVTLDLRSPEGQDVARQLVAESDVLIENFRPGTLEKWGLGWDELHALNPGLVMLRVSGYGQSGPYRDRPGFGVIGEAMGGLRHLSGEAGRTPVRVGISIGDSLSALHGVIGILLALRHRDQNGGAGQMIDVALYESVFNMMESLLPEYSAFGTVREPAGSSLPGIAPSNAYRCSDGKYALIAGNGDSIFRRLMELIGRQDLADDPALAQNDGRVKNVERLDAAIADWTSRRTLDGVLAALNEARIPAGKIYDVADIASDPHYHARDMILDAQLPDGTPVQVPGVVPKLSATPGTVNTCAPTLGQHTDEVLENLGIGTTTRDAWRARGII, encoded by the coding sequence ATGACGAAGCCGCTAGAAGGCGTTCGCGTGCTCGAAATGGGCCAGCTCATCGCGGGTCCCTTCGCTGGAAAAATGCTCGCCGAGTTCGGCGCGCATGTCATCAAGATCGAACCGCCCGGCACGGGCGACCCGCTGCGAAAATGGCGCCTGCTGCATGAGGGCACGTCCGTCTGGTGGGCGGCGCAATCGCGCAACAAGGAATCCGTCACGCTCGATCTCCGCTCGCCCGAAGGCCAGGACGTGGCTCGCCAACTGGTCGCAGAAAGCGACGTGCTGATCGAAAACTTTCGTCCCGGCACGCTCGAAAAATGGGGCCTCGGCTGGGACGAACTGCATGCCTTGAATCCTGGCCTCGTGATGCTGCGCGTGTCCGGCTATGGACAAAGCGGCCCGTATCGCGACCGTCCCGGCTTCGGCGTCATCGGCGAAGCGATGGGCGGCTTGCGGCATCTGAGCGGCGAGGCCGGCCGCACGCCGGTGCGTGTGGGCATATCCATCGGTGACTCCCTCTCCGCCTTGCATGGCGTGATCGGCATCCTGCTCGCATTGCGCCATCGCGACCAGAACGGCGGTGCCGGCCAGATGATCGACGTCGCGCTCTACGAATCGGTCTTCAACATGATGGAAAGCCTGCTGCCCGAGTACTCGGCGTTCGGCACCGTGCGCGAACCGGCGGGCAGCAGCTTGCCTGGCATCGCGCCGTCGAACGCGTACCGCTGCAGCGACGGCAAATACGCGCTGATCGCCGGCAATGGCGACAGCATTTTCCGGCGTCTGATGGAACTGATCGGTCGTCAGGATCTGGCCGACGATCCCGCACTCGCTCAAAACGATGGCCGCGTGAAGAACGTCGAACGGCTGGATGCCGCGATCGCCGACTGGACCAGCCGCCGCACGCTCGACGGCGTACTCGCCGCACTCAATGAAGCGCGCATTCCCGCCGGAAAAATCTACGACGTCGCCGACATCGCAAGCGACCCGCACTACCACGCACGCGACATGATTCTCGACGCCCAACTGCCCGACGGCACGCCTGTGCAAGTGCCCGGCGTGGTGCCCAAACTGAGCGCGACGCCGGGCACGGTGAACACGTGCGCGCCCACGCTCGGCCAGCATACCGACGAGGTGCTGGAAAACCTCGGCATCGGCACGACGACCCGCGACGCCTGGCGCGCACGCGGCATCATCTGA
- a CDS encoding LysR family transcriptional regulator, protein MTRSSHYDLQSLRVFIVVAELGSLTKAAERTCLTLSAVSKRMTDLERSIDCVLMLRLPRGIELTAAGKGLLAHARQVVDRVNRMANEMSDYAAGVRGHVRVWANTSAIIQFLPHDVQAFLADNPSVKISLEERFSDAIVAAIRSGDADIGIFADNVLAPDIDKAAYRQDKLVLLVPKGHPLASRKEVAFADTLDFEYVGLTEGSSLLARLLDAAFNADRALKLRIQVSSFDGICRMIEHGLGIGILPEGAVRSDILAAGLRAVKLTDSWASRTLRIGTLSRERLSPDALRLFDFMSGRTDS, encoded by the coding sequence ATGACCCGCTCCTCACATTACGACCTGCAATCACTGCGCGTTTTCATCGTCGTAGCAGAACTGGGCAGCCTGACAAAGGCCGCCGAGCGCACCTGCCTGACCTTGTCGGCGGTCAGCAAGCGCATGACGGACCTGGAACGCAGCATCGATTGCGTCCTGATGCTGCGGCTGCCGCGCGGCATCGAGCTGACAGCCGCAGGCAAGGGGCTGCTCGCGCATGCCCGGCAAGTCGTCGATCGCGTGAACCGCATGGCCAACGAGATGAGCGATTACGCTGCCGGCGTGCGCGGACACGTGCGGGTCTGGGCCAACACGTCGGCGATCATCCAGTTCTTGCCGCACGATGTGCAGGCCTTTCTCGCCGACAACCCCAGCGTGAAGATATCGCTGGAGGAGCGCTTCAGCGACGCTATCGTTGCGGCGATCCGCAGCGGCGACGCCGACATCGGCATCTTTGCGGACAACGTGCTGGCGCCGGATATCGACAAGGCCGCGTACCGTCAGGACAAGCTCGTTCTGCTGGTACCGAAGGGCCACCCGCTCGCCTCCCGCAAGGAAGTGGCCTTCGCCGATACGCTCGACTTCGAGTACGTCGGCCTGACCGAAGGCAGTTCACTGCTCGCGCGGCTGCTCGATGCCGCGTTCAATGCGGACCGGGCGCTCAAACTGCGCATTCAGGTGAGCAGCTTCGACGGTATCTGCCGGATGATCGAGCACGGGCTCGGCATCGGCATCTTGCCCGAGGGAGCGGTACGTTCCGACATTCTCGCGGCGGGCCTGCGCGCCGTGAAACTCACCGACTCATGGGCATCTCGCACCTTGCGGATCGGCACGCTGTCGCGCGAAAGGCTATCGCCCGATGCGCTGCGCCTCTTCGACTTCATGTCCGGCCGCACCGATAGCTAA
- a CDS encoding hydroxymethylglutaryl-CoA lyase: MNSKRLSIQEVATRDGFQNEARFVDTDAKIELIDRLSACGCAKIEVTSFTSPKAIPALRDAEAVMQRIARREGVVYTVLVPNLRGAERALSCGVDEVNLVMSVSESHNRANLRMSREQSFAQLRDVIGVVKQTKVAINVSLSTAMGCPMEGDIEQGEVLDWMQRFADLGVHGVTLCDTTGMAYPSQVGALCAAARERFATLELTLHFHNTRGMALANTLAALEAGIDRFDASLGGLGGCPYAPGATGNVCTEELVHMLELDGYDTGVDLAAVLSASALLPGLIGHDVPSQLLKAGRRLDLHSMPCVGPDDLPEQRAFSQGA; this comes from the coding sequence ATGAACAGCAAACGTCTGTCTATCCAGGAAGTCGCCACCCGCGACGGCTTTCAGAACGAGGCCAGGTTCGTCGATACCGACGCCAAGATCGAACTGATCGATCGTCTGAGCGCGTGCGGTTGCGCCAAGATCGAAGTGACCTCGTTCACCTCGCCAAAAGCGATTCCCGCATTGCGCGACGCCGAAGCGGTAATGCAGCGAATCGCGCGACGTGAAGGCGTTGTCTACACCGTGCTTGTTCCGAATCTGCGCGGCGCCGAGCGCGCGCTATCGTGCGGTGTCGATGAAGTCAATCTCGTGATGTCCGTCAGCGAGAGCCACAACCGTGCGAACTTACGCATGAGCCGCGAGCAGTCGTTCGCCCAGTTGCGTGACGTGATCGGCGTCGTCAAACAAACGAAGGTGGCGATCAACGTGTCGTTGTCCACGGCGATGGGCTGCCCGATGGAAGGCGATATCGAACAGGGTGAAGTGCTCGACTGGATGCAGCGCTTCGCCGATCTCGGCGTGCATGGCGTGACGTTGTGCGATACCACCGGCATGGCCTACCCATCGCAAGTCGGCGCGCTGTGCGCCGCCGCGCGCGAGCGCTTCGCCACACTCGAACTCACGCTGCATTTTCATAACACGCGCGGCATGGCGCTCGCCAACACGCTCGCCGCGCTAGAAGCCGGCATCGACCGCTTCGACGCGTCGCTCGGCGGTCTCGGCGGATGTCCCTACGCGCCGGGCGCAACGGGCAACGTCTGCACAGAGGAACTCGTGCACATGCTCGAACTCGACGGCTACGACACCGGCGTCGATCTCGCCGCCGTGCTGTCCGCCTCTGCCCTGCTTCCTGGACTGATCGGCCACGACGTGCCGAGCCAGTTGCTCAAGGCCGGACGGCGCCTGGACCTGCACTCGATGCCTTGCGTCGGACCTGACGACCTGCCCGAACAACGCGCGTTTTCACAAGGAGCATGA
- a CDS encoding VOC family protein, which translates to MALIDHLDHLVLTCMDFAATKRFYTEVMQMQLETFGEGRIAFRFGNQKINVHVLGAEFEPKAHVPVPGALDLCFIATVPLDEVIAHLTRCQWPIVEGPVARTGATQKIRSVYVRDPDLNLIEISELMA; encoded by the coding sequence GTGGCGCTCATCGACCACCTCGATCACCTCGTACTGACTTGCATGGACTTCGCTGCAACGAAGCGGTTCTATACCGAGGTCATGCAGATGCAACTCGAGACATTTGGCGAAGGACGTATTGCATTTCGCTTCGGCAATCAGAAGATCAACGTCCACGTGCTTGGCGCCGAATTCGAGCCGAAGGCCCATGTTCCCGTTCCTGGCGCGCTCGACCTGTGCTTCATCGCCACCGTGCCGCTCGACGAAGTGATTGCACATCTCACCCGCTGCCAATGGCCGATCGTCGAAGGTCCGGTTGCGCGCACCGGCGCCACGCAGAAGATTCGTTCCGTCTATGTGCGAGATCCCGATCTGAATCTGATCGAGATCTCCGAACTAATGGCGTGA
- a CDS encoding NmrA/HSCARG family protein, whose protein sequence is MAILVTGSTGVIGTQVLNHLNDSGAEVRALTRSPEKAQFPEGVTAVKGDLSDLDAVRRAMNGVSTLFLLAPNAADELTQALQTLSVAREAGVKGIVYLSVFKGAEYVDVPHFTGKYTVERMIEHSDLPATVLRPAYFIQNDVRQKDPLLTHGVYGMPIGGKGISMVDVRDIGEAAARELLRRERAARPLPRETYELVGPDALTSDTIAAIWAEALGRPVRYGGDDLDILEQRLKAVAPGWLAYDMRLMMRRYQQDGAVASKSEVDRLAALLGRQPRSYRDFATATAATWANS, encoded by the coding sequence ATGGCAATCCTCGTAACGGGCAGCACAGGCGTGATCGGCACGCAGGTTCTCAACCATTTGAACGACAGCGGCGCCGAAGTGCGGGCACTGACCCGCTCGCCGGAAAAGGCCCAATTCCCGGAAGGCGTCACCGCGGTCAAAGGCGACCTGTCCGACCTCGACGCCGTGCGGCGCGCAATGAACGGTGTCAGCACGTTGTTCCTGCTGGCCCCCAACGCCGCGGACGAATTGACACAGGCCCTGCAGACCCTGAGCGTCGCACGGGAAGCCGGGGTGAAAGGCATCGTTTATCTGTCGGTTTTCAAGGGTGCGGAGTACGTCGACGTGCCTCACTTCACCGGCAAGTACACCGTCGAACGCATGATCGAGCACAGCGACCTGCCGGCGACGGTGTTGCGTCCCGCCTATTTCATCCAGAACGACGTCCGGCAGAAAGACCCGCTGCTGACGCACGGCGTCTACGGCATGCCGATTGGCGGCAAGGGCATTTCCATGGTCGATGTCCGCGATATCGGCGAAGCCGCTGCACGCGAACTCCTGCGCCGCGAGCGCGCCGCCAGGCCGCTGCCGCGTGAAACGTACGAACTCGTCGGTCCTGACGCGCTGACTTCGGACACCATCGCCGCGATCTGGGCCGAGGCGCTGGGACGTCCGGTTCGCTACGGGGGCGACGATCTCGACATCCTCGAACAGCGTCTCAAGGCGGTCGCGCCGGGTTGGCTCGCCTACGACATGCGCCTGATGATGCGCCGGTATCAACAGGACGGCGCAGTCGCTTCGAAATCCGAAGTCGATCGCCTGGCCGCGCTGCTCGGGCGGCAGCCAAGATCCTACCGGGACTTCGCGACTGCCACGGCCGCAACGTGGGCGAATAGCTAA
- a CDS encoding LysR family transcriptional regulator gives MDLTSLADFNAVALHGGFGPASRALDRPKATLSRRVAELEEELGVRLIERGARRLRLTEEGLALHERTRGLMTEIQEAGEAVASRAPVPRGRLRISAPVVFAHVQLCQIAARFALAYPQVELEIIAEDRVADPVEDGYDLVIRIDPPRDEQLVGRRILGDERLVVASPTMSVPKMPASEADALQVPAVMSLAAPPGVLWNMRKEGGGVSVIEPKPVLRMSSLLMVREAVLQGVGAALLPRLLVEQDVQAGRLVCWGAEAGSPVEIWALYSSRRLLSAKVRAFMDMLKPDIATF, from the coding sequence ATGGATTTGACGTCGCTGGCAGATTTCAATGCCGTCGCCTTGCATGGCGGGTTTGGGCCGGCCAGTCGCGCGCTCGACCGCCCCAAGGCCACGCTGTCGCGGCGTGTGGCCGAACTGGAGGAAGAACTCGGCGTGCGGCTGATCGAGCGGGGCGCACGGAGGCTGCGCCTGACCGAGGAAGGTCTTGCACTCCACGAGCGCACGCGGGGGCTCATGACGGAGATTCAGGAGGCGGGCGAGGCGGTCGCGTCGCGCGCACCGGTGCCGCGCGGGCGCTTGCGCATCAGCGCGCCGGTCGTTTTCGCGCATGTGCAGCTATGCCAGATCGCTGCGCGCTTTGCGCTGGCCTATCCACAAGTCGAACTCGAAATCATTGCGGAGGACCGCGTCGCGGACCCTGTGGAGGACGGCTACGACCTGGTGATCCGGATCGATCCACCGCGTGACGAGCAACTTGTCGGTCGGCGGATTCTCGGTGACGAGCGCCTTGTGGTGGCGTCGCCAACGATGTCGGTTCCGAAGATGCCCGCAAGCGAAGCCGATGCGCTTCAGGTACCGGCGGTCATGTCGTTAGCGGCGCCGCCTGGCGTCCTCTGGAATATGCGAAAGGAGGGCGGCGGCGTGAGCGTGATCGAGCCGAAGCCGGTGCTGCGGATGTCATCGTTGTTGATGGTGCGCGAGGCGGTGTTGCAAGGAGTAGGCGCGGCGCTCCTGCCTCGCTTGCTGGTCGAGCAGGATGTGCAAGCGGGACGGCTCGTTTGCTGGGGAGCGGAAGCGGGTTCGCCCGTGGAAATCTGGGCACTTTATAGTTCGCGCCGTTTGTTAAGCGCCAAGGTCCGCGCGTTCATGGATATGCTGAAACCGGACATAGCCACGTTCTGA
- a CDS encoding NAD(P)-dependent oxidoreductase — protein sequence MNIVLLDSGTLPTPLTAPAWTSEWSARPATRAADVVHALEDAAVAITNKVPIRAADLERLPKLRFICVAATGFDCVDVDACRESGVIVSNVPGYSAQSVSEWALASIFALRRNLFAYRDAARLAWPASAHFCVHNAPILDIAGSTLGIVGRGAIGNSLARLARAVGMNVIFAEHRGRPTVREGFTPFDELVRSADVLSLHCPLTEATRNLIDAATLRAMKRGTLLVNSARGGLVDSTALVDALTTGHLGGAALDVLPQEPPDPDEPLLTCAHPNLIVTPHISWAATNAANRLNAGIEANLAAFHAGAPINVVNGA from the coding sequence ATGAACATCGTCCTGCTCGACAGCGGCACGCTGCCCACCCCGCTCACCGCGCCGGCCTGGACGAGCGAATGGTCCGCCCGCCCGGCTACGCGCGCCGCCGACGTGGTCCATGCGCTCGAAGATGCCGCCGTTGCGATCACGAACAAAGTACCGATCCGCGCCGCCGATCTGGAACGTCTGCCGAAACTTCGCTTTATCTGCGTCGCCGCAACGGGTTTCGATTGCGTCGATGTCGACGCCTGCCGCGAGTCTGGCGTGATCGTGTCCAATGTGCCGGGCTACTCGGCACAGAGCGTGTCCGAGTGGGCGCTCGCTTCGATCTTCGCATTGCGGCGCAATCTGTTCGCTTATCGTGACGCAGCTCGCCTCGCCTGGCCGGCGTCGGCGCATTTCTGCGTGCACAATGCGCCGATTCTCGACATCGCCGGTTCGACGCTCGGCATTGTCGGCCGCGGCGCGATCGGCAATTCGCTCGCACGGCTGGCCCGCGCGGTCGGCATGAACGTGATATTCGCGGAGCACCGCGGACGGCCGACGGTTCGCGAAGGCTTCACGCCTTTCGACGAGCTTGTGCGCTCCGCCGACGTTCTTTCGCTTCACTGCCCGCTGACGGAAGCGACGCGCAACCTGATTGACGCGGCCACGCTTCGCGCCATGAAACGCGGCACGTTGCTCGTGAACAGCGCCCGCGGCGGTCTGGTCGATTCGACGGCGCTTGTGGACGCGCTCACGACGGGCCACCTTGGCGGCGCCGCGCTCGACGTACTCCCGCAGGAACCACCCGATCCGGATGAGCCCTTGCTCACATGCGCACATCCCAACCTTATCGTCACGCCGCACATCAGCTGGGCGGCGACGAATGCCGCGAACCGGCTCAATGCCGGCATCGAAGCCAACCTCGCCGCGTTCCATGCGGGCGCGCCGATCAACGTGGTGAACGGCGCATAA